One part of the Mesorhizobium sp. M4B.F.Ca.ET.058.02.1.1 genome encodes these proteins:
- a CDS encoding phosphodiesterase produces MKLIHLTDPHLVPLGAMLFGFDPAQRLRKTIERINRDHADAELCVVTGDLTDKGDFASYVLLREVLQELRVPARLLLGNHDSRENFVRAFPGEPRDENGFIQSVHDGSAGRLIFLDTLVEGFGHGSLDDGRLEWLLARVAEASDVRAYLFVHHPLQPIGLPHFEPWSTENWRPIMQAIVSAGNVRHIFHGHVHVDVGGTWSGIPFSANRGVAHQIIPHFTRRDADFVEDASAFDIAIIDVDGVLVHRFEVSDRHVVEVSAEGWVPEGMQ; encoded by the coding sequence ATGAAACTCATTCATCTGACCGACCCCCATCTTGTGCCGTTAGGCGCCATGCTCTTCGGCTTCGATCCTGCCCAACGGCTTCGCAAGACCATTGAGCGCATCAACCGCGATCACGCCGACGCCGAGCTTTGCGTCGTGACTGGCGATCTCACTGACAAGGGAGATTTCGCTTCCTATGTCCTACTTCGCGAGGTGCTGCAGGAACTGCGCGTGCCCGCCCGCCTTCTGCTCGGCAATCACGACAGCCGCGAGAATTTTGTTCGGGCGTTTCCTGGAGAGCCGCGCGATGAGAACGGCTTTATCCAGTCGGTTCACGACGGATCTGCCGGGCGCCTCATTTTTCTCGACACATTGGTGGAAGGTTTCGGTCATGGCTCCTTGGACGATGGTCGGCTCGAGTGGCTGCTGGCCCGGGTGGCCGAGGCGTCGGATGTGCGGGCCTACCTCTTCGTCCATCATCCGCTGCAGCCGATCGGCCTGCCGCATTTCGAACCCTGGAGCACCGAGAATTGGCGCCCGATCATGCAGGCGATTGTCAGCGCCGGCAATGTGCGGCACATTTTCCACGGCCATGTGCATGTCGATGTTGGCGGCACCTGGAGCGGCATCCCTTTCAGTGCAAACCGCGGCGTGGCGCATCAGATCATTCCACATTTCACGCGGAGAGACGCGGACTTCGTCGAGGATGCGTCCGCTTTTGACATCGCGATAATCGACGTTGATGGGGTCCTGGTGCA